One genomic segment of Erythrobacter sp. THAF29 includes these proteins:
- a CDS encoding ATP-binding protein, whose protein sequence is MSNINIKRLVENIRSGTNVYTPLVELVVNAIQAIDERKNGEGLVEIQIKRDGQEDLIEGVRGVDGFIVSDNGIGFTQNNRDAFDTVYTEKKVADGGKGFGRFTCLKYFDKMSVRSIFLDDETPKQRSFLMGLDTDIIIQEKVETVDARDTGSTVEISGIKSVKFPDKRIDTISKAIVERLLPYFVDAEKPCPRVVIRDEGAAVPPVSLNDYLGKENSQIVEMPIKDNSFTLSSNGEDMEFHVRVFKFYSPRAARSKISLVAHRREVTEVMLQSHVPEFADEFFEPSPGEEEGKGRNFVIKAYVFGDYLNENVSLERGEFRFQSEADLLSTISQGDIEKRAAEIAQSAVGDEIAERKKRKQARIAEYVDKQAPWHRTLSTEADFSDLPMRPSNEEIELHFQRKKFAKELATRAKVSAILQAGDGVALDDKISEVIDSISETSKNDLIHYVSMRKCVLDIFAKSLEADDEGKHKSEGEVHDIIMQRRKDSDEIDFQAHNLWILDERLNFSAYISSEKPINEPRGDRTDITIFNNRVAFRGDNEASNPITIFEFKKPQRDDFANPSSKDDPVQQIVRYVNQIRDGKFKTPQNRDILVNTNTPFYGYVVCDLTKKVSDWLEREKDFTPMPDGLGWFRWFGNINLYVEVLSWTKLLRDAEMRNKIFFDKLGIE, encoded by the coding sequence ATGAGCAACATCAATATCAAGCGATTGGTCGAGAACATCCGCTCTGGCACGAATGTTTACACGCCCCTTGTGGAATTGGTGGTCAATGCGATCCAAGCCATTGATGAACGCAAGAATGGCGAGGGATTGGTAGAAATTCAGATTAAACGTGACGGGCAAGAGGATCTGATTGAAGGCGTTCGTGGCGTTGATGGCTTTATCGTTTCTGACAACGGAATCGGCTTCACTCAAAACAATCGCGACGCATTTGATACCGTCTATACGGAAAAAAAAGTCGCCGACGGTGGAAAGGGTTTCGGGCGTTTCACTTGTCTCAAGTACTTTGACAAGATGTCAGTTCGAAGCATTTTTCTCGACGACGAGACCCCGAAGCAGCGCTCGTTTCTTATGGGTCTCGATACCGACATCATAATTCAGGAAAAAGTGGAAACGGTGGACGCCAGAGACACTGGTTCGACCGTTGAGATATCCGGAATTAAATCAGTCAAGTTCCCCGACAAACGCATTGATACGATCAGCAAAGCCATCGTCGAGCGGTTGCTTCCCTACTTCGTTGACGCAGAGAAGCCGTGTCCGCGTGTAGTTATTCGTGATGAGGGCGCAGCTGTCCCACCTGTATCGCTCAACGACTATCTCGGGAAAGAGAACAGCCAAATTGTCGAGATGCCGATCAAGGATAACAGTTTCACTTTGTCATCGAATGGCGAAGACATGGAGTTTCACGTCCGCGTCTTCAAATTCTACTCACCGCGAGCAGCGCGTAGCAAGATAAGTCTGGTAGCGCACCGTCGCGAAGTCACCGAAGTGATGTTGCAATCTCACGTCCCAGAATTCGCGGATGAGTTTTTCGAACCTTCCCCAGGAGAAGAGGAGGGAAAGGGGCGCAACTTCGTCATCAAAGCGTACGTTTTTGGTGACTACCTCAACGAGAATGTCTCACTGGAACGGGGGGAGTTTCGTTTTCAATCTGAAGCCGATCTGTTGAGCACGATCTCTCAAGGGGACATCGAGAAGAGAGCCGCAGAAATTGCGCAATCGGCCGTTGGCGATGAGATTGCCGAGAGGAAGAAGCGAAAGCAGGCTCGCATTGCTGAATACGTCGACAAGCAAGCCCCTTGGCATCGAACGCTAAGTACGGAAGCAGACTTCAGCGACCTTCCTATGCGACCTTCCAATGAGGAAATTGAGCTGCATTTCCAACGCAAGAAATTTGCAAAAGAGTTGGCGACGAGGGCGAAGGTTTCCGCCATCCTTCAAGCTGGTGATGGGGTAGCGCTAGATGACAAGATTTCCGAGGTCATCGATAGCATCTCGGAAACGAGCAAGAACGATCTCATTCACTATGTTTCCATGCGGAAGTGTGTGCTCGATATATTCGCCAAATCACTAGAAGCTGATGATGAAGGGAAGCATAAGTCAGAAGGCGAAGTGCATGATATCATCATGCAGCGCCGAAAGGATTCCGATGAAATCGACTTTCAGGCGCACAACCTTTGGATACTTGATGAGAGGCTAAATTTCTCGGCATATATCTCGTCGGAGAAGCCTATCAACGAGCCTAGGGGTGACCGGACCGACATCACGATCTTCAACAATCGAGTTGCATTTCGTGGTGACAACGAAGCAAGCAACCCTATCACAATTTTCGAGTTCAAGAAGCCGCAGCGCGACGATTTTGCGAACCCGTCTTCGAAAGATGACCCAGTTCAGCAGATAGTCCGATACGTGAATCAAATACGCGACGGGAAGTTCAAGACGCCACAGAATCGCGACATTTTGGTCAACACAAATACTCCCTTCTACGGATACGTGGTCTGCGATCTCACGAAGAAAGTTTCAGACTGGCTGGAGCGAGAAAAGGACTTCACGCCTATGCCTGATGGCTTGGGTTGGTTCCGCTGGTTCGGAAACATCAATCTCTATGTTGAAGTTCTAAGTTGGACCAAGCTGCTGCGCGATGCGGAGATGCGGAACAAGATATTCTTCGACAAGCTTGGCATCGAGTAG
- a CDS encoding type IV secretion system DNA-binding domain-containing protein, translated as MKHNLVNFTRGSQLLGHFGFMFAAGLKGPLIVTLLVVLGLVYWDVSSALDDYQVYLLWMHAYASGYAFMEFDPDKLVNLKLADGSLVAFPISVVTDYPPMREAVALFQSAVISALWLAGFILAPLFALFWWVAERFGEKSKQKKHVRGAELATLRGLDREIAAHNRNARAREYGDALGWRWRLAGSASLRDAGFYSPAHLAGVSWPWRLEQSHAMLVGTTGTGKTVVLTELTREIRERGERAVIFDLTGAFVETFYDPKRDIILNPLDARCPAWSVFNDCSTRAEFHAAAESLVPHDGGGAEQFWVLAARTLFVETCLKLAEAGRGTNAALAHELMNADLSDLHRLVEDTMAGPISTPSAARMAESVRAVFNVNAKALQMLPEDGTPFSVREWVNGAGEPRSILFLSARYIDMSVLSQLLTLWLDTAIITLMAGQRSRDIRLWFLIDELGALHRLPSLEKGLQTARNFGGAIVTGIHAFAKLKDVYGENMAMTLSSLARTKLILGTADRETATWCSDIIGHREVREMEEGYSYGYNNARDAVSLTPRRQVVPLLLPDELMKLKNLHGFIKFPEGFPAAPVVLEPRNWPRVAEGFIPRDMPKLPPQARHGDDKEGAGGGAGAASETGDNDGDPRRLRVAHDRSDSAEKKADQEDKKELRRTRRSNKGDQARPDQTRKRRDPNAQEERGTSDPQRPAQSDLPLSSKAEEQRGKEQRDAPSARSDIPDPAAHQRAQVARGKADQRLQEEQQKSLLGGAAKQGRDADQGQDHGHDYGDFDPDM; from the coding sequence ATGAAGCATAATCTCGTCAACTTCACCCGCGGCAGCCAGCTCCTCGGGCATTTCGGCTTCATGTTTGCGGCGGGCCTCAAAGGGCCCCTGATCGTGACACTCTTGGTCGTTCTCGGGCTGGTCTATTGGGACGTAAGCAGCGCGCTAGATGACTATCAGGTCTACCTCCTGTGGATGCATGCCTATGCCTCTGGCTATGCCTTCATGGAGTTCGATCCAGACAAGCTTGTGAACCTCAAGCTGGCCGATGGGAGCCTCGTCGCATTTCCCATTTCCGTGGTGACCGATTACCCGCCGATGCGCGAAGCGGTCGCGCTTTTCCAGAGCGCGGTCATCAGCGCTTTGTGGCTTGCAGGGTTCATTCTTGCGCCGCTCTTCGCGCTTTTCTGGTGGGTTGCCGAACGCTTCGGCGAGAAGTCGAAACAGAAGAAGCATGTGCGCGGGGCGGAGCTTGCTACCTTGCGTGGACTTGACCGGGAGATCGCCGCGCACAACCGCAATGCCCGTGCCCGCGAGTATGGCGATGCGTTGGGCTGGCGCTGGCGTCTGGCCGGGTCGGCTTCGCTGCGGGATGCGGGCTTCTATTCTCCAGCGCATCTGGCAGGGGTCAGCTGGCCTTGGCGCCTCGAGCAGAGCCACGCGATGCTTGTTGGCACAACCGGGACAGGCAAGACCGTCGTCCTAACCGAGCTTACCAGGGAGATCCGTGAACGGGGCGAACGTGCGGTCATTTTCGATCTTACTGGGGCCTTTGTCGAAACCTTCTACGATCCCAAACGCGACATCATTCTCAACCCGCTCGACGCGCGTTGCCCCGCCTGGAGCGTGTTCAACGATTGCTCCACGCGTGCCGAATTCCATGCCGCAGCGGAGTCCCTCGTCCCGCACGATGGGGGCGGCGCCGAACAGTTCTGGGTGCTCGCCGCGCGCACGCTGTTCGTCGAGACCTGTCTCAAGCTCGCCGAAGCAGGGCGGGGCACCAACGCCGCGCTCGCCCACGAACTCATGAACGCCGATCTCTCCGATCTGCACCGTCTCGTCGAAGATACCATGGCCGGTCCCATCAGCACGCCGAGCGCGGCGCGCATGGCGGAATCGGTGCGTGCAGTGTTCAATGTCAACGCCAAGGCGCTCCAGATGCTGCCCGAAGACGGGACGCCCTTTTCGGTCCGCGAGTGGGTCAACGGGGCAGGTGAACCGCGCTCTATCCTGTTTCTGTCCGCGCGCTACATCGACATGAGCGTGCTCTCGCAGCTGCTCACCCTGTGGCTCGACACCGCGATCATTACGCTGATGGCGGGCCAGCGCTCGCGGGACATCAGGCTCTGGTTCCTGATCGACGAACTTGGCGCGCTGCATCGCCTGCCTTCGCTCGAGAAGGGCCTCCAGACCGCGCGCAATTTCGGGGGCGCGATCGTCACCGGGATCCATGCCTTTGCCAAGCTCAAGGATGTCTACGGCGAGAACATGGCCATGACCCTGTCCTCGCTTGCCCGAACCAAGCTGATCCTCGGCACAGCAGACCGCGAGACCGCCACCTGGTGTTCCGATATTATCGGCCACCGCGAGGTTCGCGAGATGGAGGAAGGATACAGCTACGGCTACAACAATGCGCGCGATGCGGTCAGCCTGACGCCCCGGCGCCAGGTCGTCCCACTGCTGCTTCCCGACGAGCTGATGAAGCTCAAGAACCTACATGGTTTCATCAAGTTTCCCGAAGGATTTCCGGCGGCACCCGTGGTCCTCGAACCGCGCAACTGGCCTCGGGTGGCCGAAGGCTTCATTCCCCGGGATATGCCTAAGCTACCACCACAGGCCCGCCACGGTGATGACAAAGAAGGAGCAGGTGGCGGTGCCGGAGCAGCCTCTGAAACAGGCGACAATGATGGTGATCCTCGACGGTTGAGGGTCGCGCACGATCGCTCCGACAGCGCTGAAAAGAAAGCCGACCAGGAAGACAAAAAGGAACTGCGCCGGACCCGTCGCAGCAACAAGGGCGATCAGGCTCGACCGGACCAGACAAGGAAGCGTCGCGATCCGAATGCGCAAGAGGAAAGGGGGACATCAGACCCTCAGCGGCCGGCTCAATCCGACCTTCCTCTGTCTTCGAAAGCCGAGGAGCAACGCGGCAAGGAGCAACGGGATGCACCTTCAGCGAGGTCTGACATTCCCGATCCCGCAGCGCATCAGCGAGCACAGGTCGCGCGCGGCAAGGCCGACCAGAGGCTCCAGGAAGAGCAGCAGAAGTCGCTTCTTGGCGGTGCAGCGAAGCAGGGCCGCGATGCCGATCAGGGGCAGGACCATGGTCACGATTACGGGGACTTCGATCCGGATATGTGA
- the mobF gene encoding MobF family relaxase, whose product MLSVANVRSPSAAASYFASDNYYASADADRSGRWVGEGARRLGLDGKVETAVFDALLRGELPDGSSVGNPGQAHRPGTDLTFSVPKSWSLLALVGKDERIIPAYREAVLEALHWAEKNAAETRMVEKGKIVTQATGNLAIGLFQHDTNRNQEPNLHFHAVIANVTQGKDGKWRTLKNDRLWQLNTTLNSIAMARFRVAVEKLGYEPGPTLKHGNFEARGITREQVMAFSSRRQEVLDARRGSGLEAGRIAALDTRASKDGIEDREALGMQWSETAKSIGLDLAPLVERAQTRTLKQSIETGRFGSLAERGRAWLGRFAAHVRGDPADPFVPKSVLRQGRETIAAAQAVASAVRHLSQREAAFERTALYKAALDFGLPATIADIERRTRALVRSGDLIAGKGDHRGWLASRDAVLTEQRIMSEVAAGKGASSSAVEPGSATDRVQTAAMAGQGFCLNEGQLGAAKLILTSEDRTIAVQGIAGAGKSSVLKPVAEVLRDEGHPVIGLAIQNTLVQMLERDTGIGSQTLARFLGGWNKLLDDPGNAALRLEAKAALKDHVLVLDEASMVSNEDKEKLVRLANLAGVHRLVLMGDRKQLGAVDAGKPFALLQRTGMASAEMATNLRARDPVIREAQAAAQAGDVRTALRHLQPHTVEAKGDGALVAADTWLALDKDDRARTSIYASGRAIRSAVNAAVQQGLLANGEIGPGKAELGVLDRVNTTREELRHLSAYQPGRVLEVSRKQQALGLSAGEYRVLGQDRKGRQVEVADKRGKRFAFDPARIRAGKGDQNLVLHEPRKLEIHEGDRIRWTRNDHRRGLFNADQARVVAIAGGKVTFETSRGDQVELKKDDPMLKRIDLAYALNAHMAQGLTSDRGIAVMDSRERNLSNQKTFLVTITRLRDHLTLVVDSSDRLGAAVARNKGEKASALEVTAQLTPPEKKNGELDQLKPEEVNKAEKELARSKSKTLDFGI is encoded by the coding sequence ATGCTTTCCGTCGCCAATGTCCGCTCGCCATCGGCGGCGGCAAGCTACTTCGCTTCGGACAATTACTACGCGAGCGCCGATGCCGACCGCTCGGGCCGGTGGGTCGGCGAGGGTGCAAGGCGCCTTGGTCTCGACGGCAAGGTCGAGACCGCAGTGTTCGACGCGCTGCTGCGCGGAGAGCTGCCCGACGGCAGCAGTGTCGGCAATCCCGGGCAGGCACACCGCCCAGGTACAGACCTCACCTTCTCCGTTCCCAAGAGCTGGTCGCTGCTGGCGCTCGTCGGGAAGGACGAGCGGATCATCCCTGCCTATCGCGAAGCCGTCCTCGAAGCGCTGCACTGGGCTGAGAAGAATGCGGCCGAGACCCGGATGGTGGAGAAAGGCAAGATCGTAACGCAGGCCACCGGAAACCTTGCGATCGGCCTGTTCCAGCACGACACCAACCGCAACCAGGAGCCGAACCTCCATTTCCATGCGGTGATCGCCAATGTCACGCAAGGCAAGGACGGGAAGTGGCGTACGCTCAAGAACGACCGGCTCTGGCAGCTCAACACCACGCTCAATTCTATCGCGATGGCGCGCTTTCGCGTCGCGGTCGAGAAGCTTGGCTATGAGCCGGGACCGACCCTCAAGCATGGCAATTTCGAGGCGCGCGGTATCACCCGCGAACAGGTCATGGCGTTCTCGAGCCGCCGCCAGGAAGTACTCGATGCACGGCGCGGTTCTGGTCTTGAAGCGGGCCGCATTGCCGCGCTCGATACGCGCGCGAGCAAGGACGGGATCGAGGACCGCGAGGCCCTCGGCATGCAATGGAGCGAAACCGCGAAATCGATCGGGTTGGACCTCGCGCCCTTGGTCGAGCGGGCGCAGACCCGCACACTGAAACAGTCGATCGAAACTGGCAGGTTCGGTTCGCTTGCCGAGCGCGGGCGCGCATGGCTGGGACGTTTCGCCGCGCATGTCAGGGGCGATCCGGCCGATCCGTTCGTGCCCAAATCGGTCCTCAGGCAGGGCCGTGAGACGATCGCAGCTGCGCAGGCCGTCGCTTCGGCGGTGCGTCATCTTTCGCAGCGCGAGGCTGCCTTCGAGCGCACCGCGCTCTACAAGGCTGCGCTCGATTTCGGGTTGCCAGCGACGATTGCCGATATTGAAAGACGGACCCGCGCCTTGGTGCGCTCCGGCGACCTGATAGCGGGCAAGGGAGACCACAGGGGCTGGCTCGCCTCGCGTGACGCGGTGCTGACCGAGCAAAGGATCATGTCCGAGGTTGCCGCCGGCAAGGGTGCGAGCTCATCTGCAGTTGAGCCGGGAAGCGCTACTGATCGTGTCCAGACCGCTGCAATGGCAGGGCAGGGGTTCTGCCTCAACGAGGGCCAGCTCGGAGCGGCGAAGCTGATCCTGACGTCAGAGGATCGAACGATCGCGGTCCAGGGAATTGCCGGTGCCGGCAAGAGCAGCGTTCTGAAGCCAGTCGCCGAGGTGCTGCGCGACGAGGGCCACCCGGTCATTGGCCTCGCGATCCAGAACACGCTCGTCCAGATGCTCGAACGCGACACCGGCATCGGCTCGCAGACGCTGGCACGCTTTCTTGGTGGCTGGAACAAGCTGCTCGACGATCCCGGCAACGCGGCGCTGCGTTTGGAGGCCAAGGCGGCGCTGAAGGACCATGTGCTCGTGCTCGACGAGGCTTCGATGGTCTCGAACGAGGACAAGGAAAAGCTCGTCCGCCTTGCCAATCTTGCTGGCGTTCACCGCCTGGTCCTGATGGGGGACCGCAAGCAGCTCGGCGCAGTCGATGCGGGCAAACCCTTCGCGCTGCTGCAGCGGACGGGCATGGCGAGCGCTGAAATGGCGACCAACCTGCGCGCCCGCGATCCAGTCATCCGCGAGGCGCAGGCGGCAGCACAGGCGGGTGATGTACGCACGGCGCTGCGTCACCTGCAGCCGCACACGGTCGAGGCCAAGGGCGATGGCGCGCTGGTCGCTGCTGATACCTGGTTGGCGCTCGACAAGGACGACCGCGCGCGGACATCGATCTACGCCTCGGGCCGCGCCATCCGCTCTGCGGTCAATGCTGCCGTCCAGCAGGGACTTCTCGCCAATGGCGAGATCGGACCGGGCAAGGCCGAGCTTGGAGTGCTCGATCGCGTCAACACGACCCGCGAAGAACTGCGACATCTGTCAGCCTACCAGCCTGGTCGGGTGCTCGAGGTCTCGAGAAAGCAACAGGCCCTGGGACTGTCAGCGGGCGAGTATCGTGTCCTGGGACAGGACCGGAAGGGCAGGCAGGTCGAAGTCGCGGACAAGCGCGGCAAGCGGTTCGCGTTCGATCCTGCGCGGATCAGGGCAGGGAAGGGCGACCAGAATCTCGTCTTGCATGAGCCGAGGAAGCTCGAAATCCATGAAGGCGACCGGATCCGCTGGACCCGCAACGATCACCGGCGCGGCCTGTTCAATGCCGACCAGGCCAGGGTGGTTGCCATTGCCGGCGGAAAGGTCACTTTCGAAACTTCAAGGGGAGACCAGGTCGAGCTCAAAAAGGACGATCCGATGCTGAAGCGGATCGATCTTGCCTATGCGCTGAACGCCCATATGGCGCAGGGTCTGACATCCGATCGCGGCATTGCAGTCATGGACAGCCGCGAGCGCAACCTGTCGAACCAGAAGACCTTCCTGGTGACGATCACGAGGCTTCGCGATCACCTGACGCTGGTTGTCGATAGTTCGGACAGGCTCGGAGCAGCCGTCGCACGCAACAAGGGCGAGAAGGCCTCGGCCCTCGAGGTCACCGCACAGTTGACCCCGCCAGAAAAGAAAAACGGCGAACTTGATCAGCTGAAACCGGAAGAGGTCAACAAGGCCGAAAAGGAACTCGCCCGAAGCAAGAGCAAGACACTGGACTTCGGGATTTGA
- a CDS encoding type II toxin-antitoxin system HipA family toxin, with amino-acid sequence MIDAAALDIFLGKTRVGTIARLDGDASIFTFDEVYLADQDRPTLSLAYKDANGEIIAETRSYRTKIEPFFSNLLPEGTLRDYLARRAGVKAMREYHLLAQLGHDLPGAVRAVAVDAEETEADELDEEAAGKQAERALRFSLAGVQLKFSAIKAQGKNGGLTIPVTGSGGDWIVKLPSARHPDVPEAEFAAMKLAAKIGIDVPEIDLVPLDQIDGIPEGITRYGESAFAIRRFDRGEEGPVHTEDFAQVFGVFADDKYQNASYRQILSVLAIETDEQSVVEFVRRLTYSVLIGNGDMHLKNWSLIYPDRRNALLAPAYDLLSTLAYIPGDDAALKFHSSREWASYTYDELEAIADKARLPAKLITATAKDVVAQFDDAWSSESGHLPFPDDVRSAIERHRKTLAI; translated from the coding sequence ATGATCGACGCAGCTGCTCTCGATATCTTTCTGGGTAAGACGCGCGTTGGAACCATTGCGCGCCTCGATGGAGATGCGAGCATCTTCACATTCGACGAAGTCTACCTTGCCGACCAGGATCGGCCAACGCTGTCGCTGGCCTACAAGGACGCGAACGGCGAAATCATTGCCGAGACACGCAGCTATCGAACGAAGATTGAGCCGTTCTTCTCCAACCTCCTTCCTGAAGGCACGCTTCGCGACTACCTGGCCCGCCGCGCGGGCGTGAAAGCCATGCGCGAGTACCACCTTCTCGCACAGCTCGGGCACGATCTTCCCGGCGCAGTGCGCGCCGTCGCCGTCGATGCCGAGGAAACGGAGGCCGACGAGCTAGATGAAGAAGCGGCGGGGAAGCAGGCAGAGCGCGCGCTGCGCTTCTCGCTTGCCGGCGTGCAACTCAAATTCTCGGCAATCAAAGCCCAGGGCAAGAATGGCGGGCTGACGATCCCGGTCACGGGCAGCGGCGGCGACTGGATCGTCAAGCTCCCGTCTGCCAGACATCCGGACGTGCCCGAGGCAGAATTCGCAGCGATGAAACTGGCGGCAAAGATCGGGATCGACGTTCCTGAAATCGACCTTGTTCCGCTCGATCAGATTGATGGCATACCCGAAGGTATCACCCGTTACGGAGAGTCCGCTTTTGCCATCCGGCGCTTCGACCGGGGAGAAGAGGGACCCGTACACACCGAAGACTTCGCCCAGGTGTTCGGTGTCTTTGCAGACGATAAATACCAGAATGCGAGCTACCGCCAGATCCTCAGTGTGCTGGCGATCGAAACTGACGAGCAAAGCGTGGTCGAATTCGTCCGCCGGCTCACCTACTCGGTGCTGATCGGGAATGGCGACATGCACCTCAAGAACTGGTCGTTGATCTATCCGGACCGGCGTAACGCGCTGCTGGCACCTGCCTATGACTTGCTTTCGACGCTCGCCTATATCCCAGGCGACGATGCTGCACTCAAGTTTCATAGCTCGCGCGAGTGGGCGTCCTATACCTATGATGAACTCGAGGCGATCGCCGACAAGGCAAGGCTGCCTGCCAAGCTGATCACCGCGACAGCGAAGGATGTCGTTGCACAGTTCGACGACGCCTGGAGCAGCGAAAGCGGACACCTGCCCTTCCCCGATGACGTGCGAAGCGCGATTGAGAGGCATCGCAAGACTCTCGCGATCTGA
- a CDS encoding helix-turn-helix domain-containing protein, with protein sequence MSTTIEDIAASIKAARIAKGFTQKQLGERVGLPQSHISKIEGGSVDLQISSLVEIARALDLELKLVPRRTVPAIEGVVRSQRERSEASRVLATIAETNRFAERVRESYPSVTEVTELQSALKDIQAVNFTPETLKAIEQALQPVAHLKKHLQDLGWALEQQEGRKKLTQQIAASTRALQHVRNSQVQAIGQDSASRRPAYRLGDDAT encoded by the coding sequence ATGAGCACGACAATCGAGGACATCGCCGCAAGCATCAAAGCGGCACGGATAGCAAAAGGCTTTACCCAGAAACAGCTGGGTGAACGGGTAGGCTTGCCTCAAAGCCATATCTCCAAAATCGAAGGCGGGAGTGTAGACCTACAGATTTCCAGCCTCGTCGAAATAGCGCGCGCGCTCGACCTCGAACTGAAGCTAGTGCCTCGAAGGACCGTACCGGCGATCGAAGGCGTAGTTCGCTCACAGCGCGAAAGAAGCGAGGCAAGTCGAGTGCTCGCAACGATTGCCGAAACCAACCGGTTCGCCGAGCGAGTACGGGAGAGCTATCCGAGCGTCACCGAAGTGACCGAGCTTCAAAGCGCACTTAAGGATATCCAGGCCGTTAATTTCACTCCCGAAACGCTCAAAGCCATCGAGCAGGCCTTGCAGCCCGTCGCTCATCTGAAAAAGCATCTCCAGGATCTCGGCTGGGCGCTTGAGCAGCAAGAGGGAAGGAAGAAACTCACCCAACAGATCGCAGCATCCACGCGTGCCCTCCAACACGTCAGAAACTCGCAGGTTCAAGCAATCGGTCAAGACAGTGCCTCAAGACGGCCTGCTTACCGCCTTGGGGACGACGCCACATGA
- a CDS encoding AarF/ABC1/UbiB kinase family protein — protein MAFLRDIGPVGIKLGQLLATRSDLFTEHWITAFSTLHDQVSSVPFADIEPVLASSWGEDWRSDFAQFDEKPLASASIAQTYSARLRDGSEVIVKVRRPGTAARMEADVRLLIRLAGIVEARSPDIARYRPVEFLRTFGRNLAWEMDLAAESRACERIGAYLDTIGVRSPAIHWELTGLRVNVQERLYGRPASSLGSPSGDPRVAAFAKSYANAVLRMIILNGEFHGDPHPGNVFMIGEQDVGFIDFGSVGTLTKARRDEIVRLVLAIAGEETSDVANVLLAWAGEPKVDRDALAVDLDQLIGEFRGTVLSGIEFSQIFSRAFDLLRDYRLVLPPDLAILLRTLLTAEGFVRSLAPDYNIAEETRPIITELLAERFSLGSARSGLKRLRGQLLGLSASLPDILATANSIAKSGYVPVQLDPLSIEQLAGLRNERQSLKGPLAAALIIASALLVDQSWLLAGGALVIAGVVLIRKS, from the coding sequence GTGGCGTTCCTCCGTGACATCGGGCCAGTCGGCATAAAGCTGGGGCAACTCCTCGCCACCCGAAGCGATCTGTTTACCGAACACTGGATCACGGCATTCTCAACCCTGCACGATCAGGTGTCGTCAGTGCCCTTCGCAGATATCGAGCCCGTACTTGCTTCAAGCTGGGGTGAGGACTGGCGGAGCGACTTTGCGCAGTTCGACGAAAAGCCTTTGGCCTCTGCCTCCATAGCGCAAACCTATTCCGCCAGACTGCGGGACGGAAGCGAGGTCATCGTGAAGGTTCGGCGGCCAGGCACTGCCGCTCGGATGGAGGCTGATGTGCGCCTCCTTATACGCCTTGCCGGGATCGTGGAAGCACGGTCGCCGGACATCGCGCGTTACCGGCCAGTCGAGTTTCTGCGGACCTTCGGCCGCAATCTTGCCTGGGAGATGGACCTCGCTGCGGAATCCCGAGCCTGCGAGCGGATCGGCGCATATCTCGATACCATCGGCGTCAGGTCCCCGGCCATCCATTGGGAACTGACCGGGCTGCGGGTGAACGTTCAGGAACGCCTGTACGGCAGGCCCGCGTCTTCGCTGGGCAGCCCATCGGGCGACCCGCGGGTGGCGGCTTTCGCTAAAAGCTATGCCAACGCTGTCCTGCGGATGATCATCCTGAACGGCGAATTTCACGGCGACCCCCATCCCGGTAACGTCTTCATGATCGGCGAGCAGGATGTCGGCTTCATCGACTTTGGATCGGTCGGGACGCTCACCAAGGCCAGGCGCGACGAGATCGTCCGCCTCGTCCTTGCGATCGCTGGTGAGGAAACCAGCGATGTCGCGAATGTCCTGCTCGCATGGGCGGGGGAGCCGAAGGTGGATCGCGATGCGCTCGCGGTGGATCTGGATCAGTTGATCGGAGAGTTCAGGGGGACCGTGCTATCTGGCATCGAGTTCTCGCAGATTTTTTCCCGCGCTTTCGACCTGTTGCGGGATTATCGACTGGTTCTGCCACCTGATCTGGCCATTCTTCTGCGTACCTTGTTGACTGCAGAGGGCTTCGTCCGATCGCTGGCACCGGACTACAACATCGCCGAAGAGACCCGGCCGATCATCACGGAGCTTCTCGCCGAGCGGTTCTCGCTCGGCAGCGCTCGGTCGGGTTTGAAGAGACTTCGCGGTCAGCTGCTGGGTTTGTCGGCGTCCTTGCCCGACATACTTGCCACTGCGAACTCGATCGCAAAGTCAGGATATGTGCCGGTTCAGCTCGATCCGCTCAGTATCGAGCAGCTCGCTGGACTTCGCAATGAGCGTCAGTCCTTGAAAGGCCCTCTAGCTGCCGCATTGATCATAGCTAGCGCGTTGCTTGTCGATCAATCCTGGCTTCTGGCTGGCGGCGCGCTTGTGATTGCTGGGGTGGTGCTCATCCGAAAGTCATAA